A genomic stretch from Chloroflexota bacterium includes:
- a CDS encoding FAD-dependent oxidoreductase, translated as MNEFVETLLDLTWHEPKKSYDVVIIGAGGHGLATAWNLATKHGITNVAVLEANYIGSGNTGRNTTIIRANYGIPESVRFYQRSLDLYRALEGETGCSIVHSTKGLLWLAHTESGMRAERARALMNQACGAETVMITPEEALELCPQLDLSGGGRYPVLGASYHPGGATARHDRVVWAYAQGAMRQGVHVVPHTPVVGLLRDGERVVGVQTSSGPISAGVVLSAVGGRVTTVAAMADLRLPIRTHPLQALVTNAYAPGFGPIVASSELLCYVSQTGRGQMLMGAEFDSQPSYSMQSSYEFLQTVSTRMIHMLPFLRNLRILRQWAGICDISPDYSPIMGFTGVEGLLITTGWGTWGFKAIPAGGEAMAELIATGVTPKLIAAFGLSRFAADHAMADQGSAGTR; from the coding sequence GTGAACGAGTTCGTCGAGACCCTGCTCGACCTGACCTGGCACGAGCCAAAGAAGTCGTACGACGTCGTCATCATCGGCGCCGGAGGACATGGGCTGGCGACGGCCTGGAATCTCGCGACCAAACATGGGATCACGAATGTCGCCGTGCTCGAGGCCAACTACATCGGCTCGGGCAACACCGGGCGCAACACCACCATCATCCGGGCCAACTACGGGATCCCTGAATCGGTGCGGTTCTACCAGCGCAGCCTCGACCTGTATCGGGCCCTGGAGGGCGAGACCGGCTGCTCGATCGTGCACTCGACCAAGGGCCTGCTCTGGCTGGCGCACACCGAGTCAGGAATGCGCGCCGAGCGCGCCCGTGCGCTGATGAACCAGGCCTGCGGCGCCGAGACGGTGATGATCACTCCCGAGGAGGCGCTGGAGCTCTGCCCCCAGCTCGACCTGTCAGGTGGCGGCCGCTACCCGGTGCTGGGTGCCTCGTACCACCCGGGTGGCGCGACGGCCCGGCACGACCGGGTGGTGTGGGCCTATGCGCAGGGTGCCATGCGGCAGGGCGTCCACGTCGTTCCGCACACACCGGTGGTTGGGCTGCTGCGCGACGGCGAGCGGGTGGTTGGCGTCCAGACCTCGTCCGGACCGATATCGGCCGGCGTCGTGCTCAGCGCGGTCGGCGGGCGGGTGACGACGGTCGCCGCCATGGCCGATCTCCGGCTGCCGATCCGGACCCATCCGCTGCAGGCGCTGGTCACGAATGCATATGCACCGGGCTTTGGCCCGATCGTCGCGTCGTCCGAGCTGCTCTGCTACGTCTCGCAGACGGGGCGCGGCCAGATGCTGATGGGCGCCGAGTTCGACTCGCAGCCGAGCTACTCGATGCAGTCGTCCTACGAGTTCCTGCAGACCGTCTCGACCAGGATGATCCACATGCTGCCGTTCCTACGGAACCTTCGGATCCTGCGCCAGTGGGCAGGCATCTGCGATATCAGTCCGGATTACTCGCCGATCATGGGCTTCACCGGTGTGGAGGGCCTCCTCATCACCACCGGCTGGGGGACGTGGGGCTTCAAGGCGATCCCCGCCGGCGGCGAGGCAATGGCCGAGCTGATCGCCACCGGCGTCACGCCGAAGCTGATCGCCGCGTTCGGGCTCTCGCGATTCGCCGCAGACCACGCCATGGCCGACCAGGGATCGGCGGGGACGCGCTGA
- a CDS encoding ABC transporter ATP-binding protein, with translation MPPTDEILVHARGLTKRFDAFTAVNAIDFDVRTAEAFGFLGPNGAGKTSTMRMIACSSPVTEGELTVIGMDPRTQAAQIKARLGVVPQADNLDAELSVEENLLMYARYFDIPMSVARPRAAELLEFMQLSERASDQVEPLSGGMKRRLTIARALINDPELIILDEPTTGLDPQARHLLWERLYRLKQRGATLVITTHYMDEAEQLCDRLVVMDKAAIVAAGTPRELIEKYATREVLELRVPDAARGSLDGRLDGLAERVEELPDRFLLYADDGEKALEGVHGRDITIDSALVRRATLEDVFLRLTGRSLVE, from the coding sequence ATGCCCCCGACCGACGAGATCCTTGTCCATGCCCGCGGGCTGACGAAGCGGTTCGACGCCTTCACCGCGGTCAACGCCATCGACTTCGACGTGCGCACCGCCGAGGCGTTCGGTTTCCTGGGCCCGAACGGGGCGGGCAAGACCAGCACCATGCGCATGATCGCCTGCTCCTCGCCGGTGACCGAGGGGGAGCTGACGGTCATCGGCATGGACCCGCGCACGCAGGCTGCGCAGATCAAGGCGCGCCTTGGGGTCGTCCCCCAGGCCGACAACCTCGACGCGGAGCTGAGCGTCGAGGAGAACCTGCTGATGTACGCGCGCTACTTCGACATCCCGATGTCGGTGGCGCGCCCGCGGGCGGCCGAGCTGCTCGAGTTCATGCAGCTCAGCGAGCGGGCGAGCGACCAGGTGGAGCCGCTCTCCGGTGGGATGAAGCGGCGGCTGACCATCGCGCGGGCGCTCATCAACGACCCGGAGCTGATCATCCTCGACGAGCCGACGACGGGCCTCGATCCGCAGGCGCGCCACCTCCTCTGGGAACGGCTCTACCGGCTCAAGCAGCGTGGCGCCACGCTGGTCATCACCACGCACTACATGGATGAGGCCGAGCAGCTGTGCGACCGCCTGGTGGTGATGGACAAGGCCGCCATCGTGGCCGCCGGGACCCCGAGAGAGCTGATCGAGAAGTACGCGACCAGGGAGGTGCTCGAGCTGCGCGTCCCCGACGCAGCCCGCGGCAGCCTCGACGGCCGCCTTGACGGGCTGGCGGAACGGGTCGAGGAGCTGCCCGATCGGTTCCTCCTCTACGCCGACGACGGCGAGAAGGCGCTGGAGGGCGTCCACGGCCGTGACATCACGATCGACTCGGCGCTCGTCCGACGCGCCACCCTCGAGGACGTCTTCCTGCGGCTCACCGGCCGCTCACTGGTGGAGTGA
- a CDS encoding diacylglycerol kinase family protein, translated as MTDRALLLIVNPVSGGKPGSTVPLSNDPAKLEPEAVAEGLRSRGLRVRRHVLSENDDPAEVARDTQPGEDVVVAGGDGTVGPVAETLTGTDRALGILAMGSWNNIARALGIPMELEAALDVIGRGQVSKVDAGLAWRTGAEEDPPGDARLFFEAAGVGLDAAGFGAIELGGRAGWRFAARAMWRALRRRRTRMLIELDGEVLQRRAPAVTVCIGPYHGMGFALVPDADPADGLFDIAVFSRMSELDVVRHFLAVARGRERHEPRIELLRGKRITVRGAQRVLPAHADGGSIGATPVTFQIQPGSLRVFR; from the coding sequence GTGACGGACCGCGCCCTGCTCCTCATCGTCAACCCGGTCTCCGGCGGCAAGCCCGGCTCCACCGTGCCGCTCTCCAACGATCCAGCAAAGCTCGAGCCGGAGGCGGTCGCCGAGGGGCTCCGCTCGCGCGGGCTGCGCGTCCGACGCCACGTGCTGAGCGAAAACGACGATCCCGCCGAGGTCGCTCGCGACACGCAACCGGGCGAGGACGTCGTGGTCGCGGGAGGCGACGGCACCGTCGGCCCGGTGGCGGAGACCCTGACTGGCACCGATCGGGCGCTGGGGATCCTGGCGATGGGCTCGTGGAACAACATCGCACGCGCCCTCGGCATCCCGATGGAGCTCGAGGCGGCGCTCGACGTGATCGGTCGGGGCCAGGTGTCCAAAGTGGATGCCGGTTTGGCCTGGCGCACCGGCGCCGAGGAAGATCCTCCCGGAGATGCCCGCTTGTTCTTCGAGGCGGCCGGCGTGGGCCTGGATGCCGCCGGCTTCGGGGCGATTGAGCTGGGCGGTCGCGCAGGCTGGCGATTCGCCGCCCGCGCCATGTGGCGCGCGCTCCGCCGGCGCCGGACGAGGATGCTGATCGAGCTCGACGGCGAGGTGCTGCAGAGGCGGGCCCCGGCGGTCACGGTCTGCATCGGTCCATACCATGGAATGGGTTTCGCCTTAGTGCCCGATGCCGATCCCGCCGATGGCCTCTTCGACATCGCGGTCTTCAGTCGCATGAGCGAGCTGGACGTCGTGCGCCACTTCCTCGCCGTGGCACGCGGCCGCGAACGCCACGAGCCGCGCATCGAGCTGCTCCGCGGGAAGCGGATCACCGTCCGTGGTGCGCAGCGCGTCCTGCCCGCTCACGCGGACGGCGGATCCATCGGCGCCACACCGGTCACCTTCCAGATCCAGCCGGGGAGCCTCAGGGTCTTCCGCTAG
- a CDS encoding RNA polymerase sigma factor: MNEDLGPPVEIEAERLEPSAFGLLYERHRLSVYRYLRARAHSDADALDLAATTFERAFANLGRFRRRDGGVQAWLLRIARNVAIDAHRRHRPTVDLAGADTQLRRTAVEADRLDQERVEMLDLVARLPGDHGEALLLRYAGGLTAREIGFVIGKREGAVQKQIERGLAALREAFDDHA, from the coding sequence GTGAACGAGGACCTGGGCCCGCCCGTCGAGATCGAGGCCGAGCGGCTGGAACCATCCGCTTTCGGTCTGCTCTACGAGCGGCACCGGCTGTCCGTGTACCGATACCTGCGCGCCCGGGCGCACAGCGACGCGGATGCCCTGGACCTCGCCGCCACGACCTTCGAGCGGGCGTTCGCCAACCTGGGCCGATTCCGCAGGCGCGACGGTGGAGTGCAGGCCTGGCTGCTGCGCATCGCGCGCAACGTCGCCATTGATGCGCATCGCCGTCACCGACCGACGGTCGACCTGGCCGGCGCCGATACCCAACTCCGCCGGACCGCTGTCGAGGCCGATCGCCTCGACCAGGAGCGCGTCGAGATGCTGGATCTCGTTGCCCGACTACCCGGTGATCACGGCGAGGCCCTGCTCCTGCGGTATGCCGGCGGTTTGACGGCACGGGAGATCGGCTTCGTCATCGGCAAGCGCGAAGGCGCAGTACAGAAGCAGATTGAGCGTGGCCTGGCCGCGCTGCGGGAGGCCTTTGATGACCACGCGTGA
- a CDS encoding glycine cleavage T C-terminal barrel domain-containing protein: protein MSAEAARFLLDGGRLPYEPGDSVAVAIVRAGEHPRVGGTLCLAGDCGNCVAEVDGIAYVRTCQTPAAPELDVRRHPADGAPAWYDPTPNPPEIEVRREEADLVVIGAGRSGTAAAAEAKRAGRQVTLLDESQGTEVVGVYAGPTLIARTPEGMLHIRATDVVVATGAAEIQPVCPGSGLAGLVTARAAQMLHAAGVDLGMAVAIGPAPEEVPCTPLSGELVRFEGEGRVSAVVTREDGAEQTTRCDTVILNLGRSPRDVLSRMADDLPVTVVGSAAEAFPLPPAPTEGIVCPCVGIGVDDLEGVWARGFNELELVKRASLAGTGTCQGSACLPHVRAWIAARTGEAPQPFTARPASRQITLGEAGADLYLDAFRRTPLHAEHLALGAQMDRFGGWWRPWNYGDHLAEYRAVREAVSLGDVSTLGKFVVAGADAVEFLQRLYPTDVSTIRVGRSRYALLLNERGHVIDDGMICREAEDRFVLTFTTGGAGNAEMWMRDWLETWGLNVLLLDRTMSLAAINVTGPGAAELLARLGLADPPRFLQHVHTELTGMPVHVMRLSFTGEASFELHHPVDRSAELWRTLLAEGADLGIRPHGLQALFALRLEKGHVIIGMDTELDTTPRRLGMDWAVNMEKTDFIGRQALARTATLPDRRRLVGLTMAGVAPTEGSPISSKGGVLGHVTSSFTSPTLGHAVMLGWLKRSPFPEQVEIDGRTATVAEPPFYDPEGLRARA, encoded by the coding sequence GTGAGCGCCGAAGCGGCCAGGTTCCTGCTCGACGGCGGGCGTCTGCCGTACGAGCCCGGCGACAGCGTGGCGGTCGCCATCGTGCGCGCGGGCGAGCATCCGCGGGTAGGCGGCACGCTGTGCCTCGCCGGGGATTGCGGCAACTGCGTCGCCGAGGTCGACGGGATCGCATACGTGCGCACCTGCCAGACCCCAGCCGCTCCCGAGCTCGACGTCCGCCGCCACCCGGCCGATGGAGCACCCGCCTGGTACGACCCAACCCCGAACCCCCCGGAGATCGAGGTGCGGCGGGAGGAGGCTGACCTCGTGGTCATCGGTGCCGGCAGGAGTGGCACCGCCGCGGCCGCCGAGGCAAAGCGCGCGGGTCGACAGGTCACCCTGCTGGATGAGTCGCAGGGCACCGAGGTCGTGGGGGTCTATGCCGGGCCGACCCTGATCGCGCGCACGCCTGAGGGCATGCTCCACATTCGTGCCACTGACGTGGTGGTCGCAACCGGGGCCGCCGAGATCCAGCCGGTCTGCCCGGGTAGCGGCCTCGCCGGCCTGGTAACCGCGCGAGCTGCCCAGATGCTCCACGCGGCGGGAGTGGACCTGGGGATGGCGGTGGCCATCGGTCCGGCGCCGGAGGAGGTCCCCTGCACGCCACTCAGCGGGGAGCTGGTGCGATTCGAGGGCGAGGGGCGGGTCTCAGCGGTCGTCACCCGCGAGGACGGTGCGGAGCAGACGACGCGATGCGACACGGTGATCCTGAACCTGGGTCGCTCTCCGCGCGACGTCCTGTCGCGGATGGCCGACGACCTGCCGGTGACCGTGGTCGGATCGGCCGCCGAGGCATTCCCGCTGCCACCGGCGCCGACCGAGGGGATCGTGTGCCCCTGCGTCGGGATCGGCGTCGACGACCTCGAGGGCGTCTGGGCGCGTGGCTTCAACGAGCTGGAGCTGGTGAAGCGGGCCAGCCTGGCCGGCACCGGCACCTGCCAGGGGAGCGCATGCCTGCCCCACGTCCGAGCCTGGATCGCGGCCCGCACCGGCGAGGCGCCCCAACCGTTCACCGCAAGACCCGCCTCGCGCCAGATCACGCTGGGCGAGGCCGGCGCCGACCTCTACCTCGACGCCTTCCGACGCACGCCGCTCCACGCCGAGCACCTCGCCCTGGGCGCGCAGATGGACCGTTTCGGCGGCTGGTGGCGGCCCTGGAACTACGGCGACCACCTGGCCGAGTACCGGGCCGTGCGCGAGGCAGTCTCGCTGGGCGACGTCAGCACGCTCGGCAAGTTCGTCGTGGCAGGGGCCGATGCGGTCGAGTTCCTGCAGCGCCTCTACCCCACCGATGTGTCGACCATTCGGGTAGGCCGTTCCCGCTACGCGCTGCTCCTCAACGAGCGCGGCCATGTCATCGACGACGGGATGATCTGCCGCGAAGCCGAAGACCGCTTCGTCCTGACCTTCACCACCGGCGGCGCGGGCAACGCCGAGATGTGGATGCGCGACTGGCTGGAGACGTGGGGCCTCAACGTCCTGCTCCTCGATCGCACCATGTCGCTGGCGGCGATCAACGTCACCGGCCCAGGCGCGGCCGAGCTCCTCGCCCGCCTGGGACTGGCCGACCCGCCGCGCTTCCTGCAGCACGTGCATACCGAGCTGACCGGCATGCCGGTCCATGTCATGCGCCTCTCGTTCACGGGCGAGGCCTCGTTCGAGCTCCACCACCCGGTCGACCGATCGGCCGAGCTGTGGCGGACCCTGCTGGCCGAGGGCGCCGACCTCGGGATCCGGCCCCACGGCCTGCAGGCCCTCTTCGCGCTGCGGCTGGAGAAGGGGCACGTGATCATCGGCATGGACACCGAGCTCGACACGACCCCGCGGCGACTTGGCATGGACTGGGCCGTGAACATGGAGAAGACCGACTTCATCGGCCGCCAGGCATTGGCTCGCACGGCCACCCTCCCGGACCGGCGGCGGCTGGTCGGCCTGACGATGGCCGGCGTTGCGCCAACAGAAGGGAGCCCGATATCGTCGAAGGGCGGGGTCCTCGGCCACGTCACCTCCAGCTTCACCTCACCGACCCTCGGCCACGCGGTGATGCTCGGCTGGCTGAAACGCTCGCCGTTCCCGGAGCAGGTCGAGATCGACGGCCGCACCGCCACGGTCGCCGAACCTCCTTTCTACGATCCAGAGGGTCTCCGTGCGCGCGCCTGA
- a CDS encoding adenylate/guanylate cyclase domain-containing protein, giving the protein MPKLSTGGRKGLRDSAFAYVDPQGRRRLPIHDESHVRNALSRFNQVVFEDDAARNRARTRLLNAAKRYGIVPVGFVTGQLRAHTPRELPTGALTFLMTDIEESTALLLKLEDRFSRLLADTRRIYRTAIKHAGGWEVDARADEFFAVFRQSSAAIDAALSIQRSLRDHAWPAGVVVRARMGIHGGRPTLSEGSYVGVAVHTVARISALAHGGQILVSHSALAAELPAEITVIELGEHHLRGIGGHALFQVSAADLPGEFPPIVTTTIPPDSR; this is encoded by the coding sequence ATGCCGAAGCTGAGTACCGGAGGGCGAAAGGGGCTGCGCGACAGCGCCTTCGCCTACGTTGATCCCCAGGGTCGTCGGCGACTCCCGATCCACGATGAGAGCCACGTTCGCAACGCCCTCTCCCGATTCAATCAAGTGGTCTTCGAGGACGACGCGGCGCGCAATCGCGCCCGCACCAGGCTGCTGAATGCCGCGAAGCGCTACGGCATCGTGCCGGTCGGCTTCGTCACCGGTCAGCTGCGCGCCCACACTCCGCGCGAGCTGCCGACCGGCGCGCTGACCTTCCTGATGACCGATATCGAGGAATCCACCGCGCTGCTCCTCAAGCTCGAGGACCGATTCTCCCGCCTCCTGGCTGACACGCGACGCATCTATCGGACGGCCATCAAACACGCCGGCGGCTGGGAGGTCGACGCCCGGGCCGATGAGTTCTTTGCGGTCTTCCGCCAGTCCTCGGCCGCGATCGACGCCGCGCTCAGCATCCAGCGGAGCCTCCGCGACCACGCGTGGCCTGCCGGCGTGGTGGTCCGAGCGCGGATGGGGATCCACGGCGGTCGTCCCACACTCTCGGAGGGCAGCTACGTCGGGGTGGCGGTGCACACCGTGGCGCGGATCAGTGCACTGGCGCATGGCGGCCAGATCCTCGTCTCGCACAGCGCGCTCGCGGCGGAGCTGCCAGCCGAGATCACGGTCATCGAGCTGGGTGAGCACCACCTGCGCGGAATCGGGGGCCACGCGCTCTTCCAGGTGTCCGCGGCCGACCTACCCGGCGAGTTTCCGCCCATCGTGACAACCACTATCCCGCCCGATTCCCGCTGA
- a CDS encoding ABC transporter permease — MAVIAGSRPGPPPLTGALEGALAGAARVVQRNLLVYRRTWRGSLFGSFLTPLLYLTAMGIGLSQLMASGGTTALGGVEYLDFLGPGILASSCMQTASFESTFPIMGKIAWRRNYEAILATPIEVHHLLIGELSWIGFRLTTMATAFMIVLTLFGIPRSPLALLAIPAAVLTGVAFAAPIMGFAATRHNDAGFAPLFRFIINPLFLFSGTFFPVSQLPDAVEWVAAATPLYHGVVLVRGAVLDNMPSTWPLHLAYLVVFTAITGYIAYRLLRRRLVK; from the coding sequence ATGGCGGTCATCGCCGGCAGCCGGCCCGGCCCACCGCCACTGACCGGCGCCTTGGAAGGAGCGCTGGCGGGCGCCGCGCGCGTGGTGCAGCGCAACCTGCTGGTCTATCGGCGCACGTGGCGCGGCAGCCTCTTCGGCTCGTTCCTCACCCCGCTGCTGTACCTGACCGCCATGGGGATCGGCCTCAGCCAGCTGATGGCGAGTGGGGGGACGACGGCGCTGGGTGGCGTCGAGTACCTCGACTTCCTGGGCCCCGGCATCCTGGCCAGCAGCTGCATGCAGACCGCCAGCTTCGAATCGACCTTCCCGATCATGGGCAAGATCGCCTGGCGCCGGAACTACGAGGCGATCCTGGCGACGCCGATCGAAGTGCATCACCTGCTCATCGGCGAGTTGAGCTGGATCGGCTTCCGGCTGACGACCATGGCGACCGCCTTCATGATCGTGCTCACCCTGTTCGGGATCCCGCGCAGCCCGCTCGCACTGCTCGCCATCCCCGCGGCGGTGCTCACCGGGGTCGCGTTCGCGGCGCCGATCATGGGCTTCGCCGCCACGCGCCACAACGACGCGGGCTTCGCGCCGCTCTTCCGGTTCATCATCAACCCGCTCTTCCTGTTCAGCGGCACCTTCTTCCCGGTCTCCCAGCTGCCCGATGCGGTGGAGTGGGTCGCCGCCGCCACGCCGCTCTACCACGGCGTCGTGCTGGTGCGGGGCGCCGTCCTCGACAACATGCCGTCGACCTGGCCGCTCCACCTCGCGTACCTGGTCGTTTTCACCGCCATCACCGGGTACATCGCCTACCGCCTGCTGCGCCGGAGGCTGGTGAAATGA
- a CDS encoding DUF4179 domain-containing protein, whose product MTTREEIETRLLRAVAVEPPEDGLRWLDQRVAQIAARPVALPRRGLSSPRLILHPVALLAAFVLLTGAVVGALGLLDWIIESSGQPGWQTAWDEAERLDLSATDAGVTINVERAYADLNQVLVGFTVAGLEVPTTAVEDPPALQWMVEIQDPTGRSSEQWATSQGGMGMDETGLSAVVQTWEGVVAPSAGTWVLTFTSVGYHGGGFVPGQCTVGATEPECVSPPPTGMIDGTWQFRFQLPEPIGAIVSTDAQATVGQGTLTLTELRVSPTMIKATMALQVAGAAILDWGWVGGGSVRQDGTAYSFHAGRHVTTDPEQQGPMGDVNELMTVAGTDAVAGTWELEFAELSYRMSNGERVQLDGPWTLTVTVP is encoded by the coding sequence ATGACCACGCGTGAAGAGATCGAGACCCGGCTGCTGCGGGCAGTCGCCGTGGAGCCCCCGGAGGACGGCCTGCGCTGGCTGGACCAGCGGGTCGCCCAGATCGCAGCTCGCCCGGTGGCTCTGCCTCGCCGCGGCCTGTCCTCCCCGCGACTCATCCTCCATCCAGTGGCGCTGCTGGCGGCGTTCGTGCTGCTCACCGGCGCGGTGGTCGGGGCATTGGGCCTCCTCGATTGGATCATCGAGTCATCTGGCCAACCCGGTTGGCAGACCGCCTGGGACGAGGCAGAGCGCCTCGACCTCTCAGCGACCGATGCCGGAGTGACGATCAACGTCGAGCGTGCCTATGCGGACCTCAACCAGGTGCTGGTCGGATTCACGGTGGCCGGCCTGGAGGTGCCTACCACCGCCGTCGAGGATCCCCCTGCGCTCCAGTGGATGGTCGAAATCCAGGACCCGACGGGACGATCATCTGAGCAGTGGGCCACCAGCCAAGGCGGGATGGGGATGGATGAGACCGGCCTGTCCGCCGTCGTCCAGACCTGGGAGGGAGTCGTAGCTCCGTCGGCAGGGACCTGGGTGCTGACCTTTACTTCGGTCGGGTACCACGGCGGCGGGTTCGTCCCCGGACAGTGCACCGTTGGCGCGACCGAGCCGGAGTGCGTCAGCCCGCCTCCGACCGGCATGATTGACGGGACCTGGCAGTTCCGGTTCCAGCTGCCCGAGCCCATCGGCGCGATCGTGTCGACCGATGCCCAGGCGACCGTTGGACAGGGCACCCTCACGCTCACGGAGCTCCGCGTCAGCCCGACCATGATCAAGGCCACGATGGCCCTGCAGGTGGCCGGCGCGGCCATCCTCGATTGGGGTTGGGTTGGCGGTGGGTCAGTTCGACAGGACGGGACGGCTTACAGCTTCCACGCGGGCCGTCACGTCACCACCGACCCAGAGCAGCAAGGACCGATGGGCGACGTGAACGAGCTGATGACGGTGGCCGGCACCGATGCAGTGGCCGGAACGTGGGAGCTTGAATTCGCCGAGCTCAGCTACCGGATGAGCAACGGCGAGCGGGTCCAGCTCGACGGCCCGTGGACGCTGACGGTGACTGTTCCCTAG
- a CDS encoding metal-dependent hydrolase: protein MATLRITRLGHGGILYRSPGDKWLWVDRWSGAPTYVAPPEPWQVDVIAPTHGHFDHVGNDAADVVELAARGGTVVCSHEMSIYLASRGVEAVGMNKGGRFEAAGIGLTMVHAEHTGGVTVTGREAEATREMGCWGWLLEFEDGTHVYHTGDTDLFGDMALVKDRWAPTITVLPIGGHYTMGPADAGRAVALIGAKVVIPVHYATFPALAGTPAQLQAATDAQVVALEPGETWEA, encoded by the coding sequence ATGGCGACGCTGCGCATCACCCGCCTGGGACACGGCGGGATCCTGTATCGCTCCCCAGGCGACAAGTGGCTGTGGGTGGACCGATGGAGCGGCGCGCCCACCTATGTCGCGCCTCCGGAGCCATGGCAGGTGGACGTCATCGCCCCGACCCACGGGCATTTCGACCATGTCGGCAACGACGCCGCCGACGTCGTTGAGTTGGCCGCGCGCGGCGGCACGGTGGTCTGCTCGCACGAGATGAGCATCTACCTCGCCAGCCGCGGAGTGGAGGCGGTGGGGATGAACAAGGGCGGCCGATTCGAGGCGGCAGGGATTGGGCTCACCATGGTCCATGCCGAGCACACCGGCGGTGTGACCGTCACAGGCCGCGAGGCCGAGGCGACCCGCGAGATGGGTTGTTGGGGCTGGCTGCTCGAGTTCGAGGACGGCACTCACGTCTACCACACCGGCGACACCGACCTGTTCGGCGACATGGCGCTGGTGAAGGACCGATGGGCCCCGACCATCACCGTCCTGCCGATCGGCGGGCACTACACCATGGGTCCGGCCGATGCCGGTCGAGCGGTGGCGCTGATCGGCGCCAAGGTGGTCATCCCGGTGCATTACGCCACCTTCCCGGCCCTGGCCGGCACCCCTGCCCAGCTCCAGGCGGCGACCGATGCGCAGGTGGTCGCCCTCGAGCCCGGGGAGACCTGGGAGGCGTAG
- a CDS encoding helix-turn-helix transcriptional regulator: MKAGRMLRYARRLAGLTQRELAVRAGVPQATVGRIESGQITPRLDTLEKLLRAVGQSLTLEAARGMQEDRGMIRDRLRMSPGERARLAVREARAFSRLGRPVSG, translated from the coding sequence ATGAAAGCAGGACGCATGCTCCGATACGCTCGGCGCCTCGCCGGCCTGACCCAGCGCGAACTGGCCGTACGCGCGGGCGTTCCCCAGGCCACGGTCGGGCGCATCGAATCGGGCCAGATCACGCCCCGTCTCGACACCCTCGAAAAGCTGCTCCGTGCCGTTGGCCAGAGTCTCACGCTGGAAGCGGCGCGAGGGATGCAAGAGGATCGGGGCATGATCCGGGACCGCCTGCGCATGTCTCCCGGCGAGCGGGCCCGACTGGCCGTGCGTGAGGCGCGTGCGTTTTCACGCCTTGGCCGACCGGTGAGCGGTTGA
- a CDS encoding sarcosine oxidase subunit delta, with protein MLWITCPTCGERPVSEFRFGGELPHVPDSIIDADAHNLDWVWMQNNVDGITTERWFHVAGCRRWLTLRRDTSTDRVV; from the coding sequence ATGCTGTGGATCACCTGCCCCACCTGCGGCGAACGCCCGGTCAGCGAGTTCCGCTTCGGCGGCGAGCTGCCCCACGTTCCGGACTCGATTATCGACGCCGACGCTCACAACCTCGACTGGGTCTGGATGCAGAACAACGTCGACGGGATCACCACCGAGCGCTGGTTCCATGTCGCCGGCTGCCGCCGCTGGCTGACCCTGCGGCGGGATACCAGCACGGACCGAGTGGTCTAG
- a CDS encoding helix-turn-helix transcriptional regulator — MPDRSSSSDPGLLLLISLSGGPKHGHAMLLDVAAFAGVRLGPGTLYGALSRLEQDGLVEALPLEGRRRPYRLTDAGLAALRGRLTGLNAAVSIGLARVGNR; from the coding sequence TTGCCAGACCGATCTTCCAGTTCCGATCCCGGCCTCCTCCTGCTGATCAGCCTCTCCGGGGGCCCTAAACACGGCCACGCCATGCTCCTCGATGTTGCCGCTTTCGCCGGCGTGCGCCTCGGCCCGGGGACGTTGTACGGCGCGCTCTCCAGGCTCGAGCAGGACGGGCTCGTCGAAGCCCTTCCCCTCGAAGGTCGGCGGCGTCCCTACCGCCTGACCGATGCCGGCCTCGCCGCCCTGCGCGGCCGGCTCACCGGACTGAACGCAGCCGTCAGCATCGGGCTGGCGCGGGTGGGCAACCGATGA